One window of Ardenticatenales bacterium genomic DNA carries:
- a CDS encoding Jag N-terminal domain-containing protein: MSAKSGIIEITGADVEAAIARGIAQLGVSREQVTIEVLDEGSRGLLGLGRRDAHVRLRLKTPQAAAVPQPPKAAPTPKAAPTPKPPPPPAPARQTPAPAPLPVMEEDEGEDAEDDTIVAMDSDEMLQGEAEAAAQIWQTLLRKLQVEATIETHLSEPDDVTGHRVNIIDLRGRDLRALIGSRGETLDAMQYITRLMTAHQLKRRVNFVVDVEGFRERRAQALARLAERMARKALKRGRPVTLEPMSPSERRAIHMALRDFDGVYTESTGEGRGRRVRILLEK, encoded by the coding sequence ATGTCAGCAAAAAGCGGAATAATTGAAATAACAGGGGCAGATGTAGAGGCCGCGATTGCGCGTGGAATTGCGCAGCTCGGCGTCAGCCGCGAACAGGTGACTATTGAGGTTTTGGACGAAGGGAGTCGGGGGCTATTAGGACTAGGGCGACGTGACGCGCACGTGCGGTTGCGGCTGAAGACGCCGCAAGCTGCCGCGGTTCCCCAGCCGCCCAAAGCAGCGCCTACGCCCAAGGCAGCGCCTACGCCCAAACCGCCGCCTCCCCCCGCGCCGGCGAGACAGACCCCAGCGCCAGCGCCGCTTCCCGTCATGGAGGAGGACGAGGGAGAGGATGCGGAGGACGACACCATCGTCGCGATGGATTCGGATGAGATGTTGCAGGGTGAGGCAGAGGCCGCCGCGCAGATCTGGCAGACGCTGCTGCGCAAGTTGCAGGTTGAGGCAACAATCGAAACGCACCTCTCGGAACCTGATGACGTGACTGGGCATCGCGTGAACATCATTGATTTGCGTGGACGCGACCTGCGCGCCTTGATCGGCTCGCGTGGCGAGACGCTTGATGCCATGCAGTACATCACGCGCCTGATGACGGCCCATCAACTCAAGCGGCGCGTTAACTTTGTTGTGGACGTGGAGGGATTCCGCGAGCGACGCGCCCAGGCGCTGGCCCGTCTGGCGGAGCGCATGGCGCGCAAAGCCCTGAAACGGGGTCGCCCCGTCACTTTGGAGCCAATGTCGCCCAGTGAGCGGCGTGCGATTCATATGGCGCTGCGCGATTTCGATGGGGTCTACACGGAAAGCACCGGCGAGGGTAGAGGCCGGCGCGTCCGCATTTTGCTAGAGAAATAG
- the rpmH gene encoding 50S ribosomal protein L34 produces the protein MTKRTYQPKIRRRKRVHGFRARMSTSGGRTVLKRRRSRGRRSLSVTMNEHVKRVNWNGNKAVSYRNVKRAGG, from the coding sequence ATGACCAAACGTACTTATCAACCAAAGATTCGCCGCCGCAAACGTGTCCACGGGTTCCGCGCCCGCATGAGTACCAGCGGCGGACGCACTGTCCTCAAGCGACGTCGCTCTCGTGGTCGTCGTAGCCTTTCCGTGACCATGAACGAACACGTGAAGCGCGTGAATTGGAACGGCAACAAGGCCGTCAGTTATCGCAACGTGAAGCGAGCAGGCGGCTGA
- the rnpA gene encoding ribonuclease P protein component — MHKRYHLRHTRDIERVRRAGQSRRHPLAVLLFHANDETVSRFGFSASHHVGNAVVRNRARRLLREAVRLHLPQIQPGWDCLLIARRETPAATFAEVEAAVLQLLQRARMLKSDGG, encoded by the coding sequence ATGCATAAACGTTACCATTTGCGCCACACGCGCGACATTGAACGGGTGCGGCGGGCAGGCCAAAGTCGGCGGCATCCGCTGGCTGTCTTGTTGTTTCATGCCAATGATGAGACGGTGAGCCGTTTTGGGTTTTCCGCCAGCCATCATGTGGGCAATGCAGTCGTCCGCAATCGGGCCAGGCGTCTGTTGCGCGAAGCGGTGCGTTTGCATCTGCCCCAGATTCAGCCGGGCTGGGATTGCCTGTTGATAGCTCGCCGTGAAACGCCTGCCGCTACCTTTGCAGAGGTAGAAGCCGCGGTCTTGCAGTTGTTGCAACGCGCACGCATGTTAAAATCCGATGGTGGTTGA
- a CDS encoding class I SAM-dependent methyltransferase gives MLTLDQQNALRDQYRRQRPNWQPATEQYATLVRTHLPRAGRLLDLGCGRGGLVEQLAHPLPQIIGIDPDLASLREHRLPQMPRAVADSYHLPLPSGCATCATASWVLEHMAQPARDLREIARVLQPGGCFIFVTPNKRHPLIALNRLLGRISGLQQQLVGALYGRAAADTFPAFYRANTADDLARLATQAGMRLVTLLTIADPSYWGFMPALFPLMCRLEERLPPSIQLHLVGIMQRPTQGTPTT, from the coding sequence ATGCTCACACTGGACCAACAAAACGCCCTGCGCGACCAATATCGTCGCCAACGCCCCAACTGGCAGCCGGCGACCGAGCAGTACGCCACCCTGGTACGCACCCATTTGCCGCGCGCCGGACGCCTGCTGGACCTGGGCTGCGGGCGCGGCGGCCTGGTAGAACAGTTGGCGCATCCGCTGCCACAAATAATCGGCATCGATCCTGACCTGGCTTCGCTGCGCGAGCACCGCCTGCCGCAAATGCCCCGCGCCGTCGCCGATAGCTACCATCTGCCGCTACCATCCGGCTGCGCGACCTGCGCTACGGCCAGTTGGGTGCTGGAACACATGGCGCAACCGGCGCGGGATCTGCGCGAAATCGCCCGCGTGCTACAACCAGGCGGGTGTTTCATCTTTGTCACGCCCAACAAGCGACACCCGTTGATTGCGCTCAACCGCCTGCTGGGGCGGATCTCCGGGTTGCAGCAGCAACTGGTTGGCGCGCTCTACGGACGGGCGGCAGCAGACACTTTCCCTGCCTTTTATCGCGCAAACACGGCTGACGATCTGGCGCGATTAGCCACCCAGGCGGGGATGCGTCTGGTTACGCTATTGACGATTGCTGATCCAAGTTATTGGGGATTTATGCCGGCACTTTTCCCCCTCATGTGCCGCCTCGAAGAACGTCTCCCCCCCTCCATCCAACTCCACCTCGTCGGCATCATGCAACGCCCAACTCAAGGAACGCCCACCACATGA
- a CDS encoding amino acid permease: protein MFRLRQLVARSNSLRVADGGDNKFGTFTGVFVPTVLTILGAIMYLREGWVVGNAGLGGALLIILLAHVITVSTGLSVSSIATNIRVGAGGAFSIISQSLGLEVGGSIGLPLFLAQAVSTALYIFAFTEGIQRIFPNAPTWIILYVTFFLVFTIAYTSAQLAVRVQIFILIIVGFSLFSVFLGSFAIAGRVGMAFTPQLWGAFADRDFWGTFAIFFPAVTGIMAGISMSGSLRDPRRGIPQGTMSAIGLTLVIYLLLAYWLARVASPQELVSNLTIMVDKAFFGWAIIAGILGATFSSALGSLVAAPRVMQALGFHGVLPFGGFFARQTDQGDPRQATIATALIVFVAMTFALFSGGLDAIAPLITMFFLLTYAMLNAVVLLEQTLGMVSFRPTFSLPRLVPFIGLISCLFVMLLTNATFSIVAIILTLGIYAYLQHRQLQTPWEDVRSGLFLTFAEWAAEMASHMPAAPERTWKPSILIPVPSADELVGSYRFLRAMTVPQGSIYVLGIYPPGERERLAALQDLTRSFAVDRVFARTTLLEAEAFGDGVRAATEVLSSAFFRPNILFLPLAGANNLAPVLDLLPKVTAYQIGTVLFWRHPVIDLGREQSINVWVREQGPAWELGLRMSNLDLGVLLAYQISRNWKGYIRLCMVVADEETKARGEVFLRDLVRLSRMPASTQIALFTGDFWEALPAAPDADLTVLGLPDQPDVAFIQRAVQTLHSSCIFVRDSGNESALA from the coding sequence ATGTTCAGGTTGCGACAACTGGTTGCCCGGTCTAATTCTCTGCGCGTTGCGGATGGCGGCGACAATAAATTCGGTACTTTCACGGGCGTCTTTGTACCTACAGTCCTCACCATCCTGGGCGCGATCATGTATTTGCGTGAGGGATGGGTTGTGGGCAATGCCGGCCTGGGCGGGGCGCTGCTGATTATTCTATTGGCGCACGTGATCACGGTCAGCACGGGACTCTCCGTTTCCTCGATCGCCACCAATATCCGCGTGGGCGCGGGGGGCGCTTTCTCCATCATCTCGCAATCCTTGGGGCTGGAGGTTGGGGGGAGCATTGGCCTGCCGCTGTTTTTGGCGCAGGCGGTTTCTACCGCGCTGTACATTTTTGCCTTCACCGAGGGCATCCAGCGGATTTTCCCGAATGCGCCCACCTGGATCATTCTGTATGTTACCTTCTTCCTCGTCTTCACCATTGCCTACACCAGCGCGCAGTTGGCGGTGCGCGTGCAGATTTTCATTCTGATCATCGTTGGCTTTTCCCTTTTTTCCGTTTTTCTGGGCAGTTTTGCCATTGCCGGGCGCGTGGGCATGGCGTTTACGCCGCAATTGTGGGGCGCGTTTGCCGATCGTGATTTTTGGGGCACGTTTGCCATTTTCTTCCCGGCGGTGACGGGCATCATGGCCGGCATTAGCATGAGCGGCAGTTTGCGGGATCCGCGCCGCGGCATTCCACAAGGGACGATGTCGGCGATTGGTTTGACGCTGGTCATCTATTTGCTGCTGGCTTACTGGCTGGCGCGGGTGGCCTCGCCGCAAGAATTGGTGAGTAATCTGACGATTATGGTGGACAAGGCGTTTTTTGGTTGGGCGATTATTGCCGGCATTCTCGGAGCTACCTTCTCCTCTGCCCTGGGTTCCCTCGTCGCCGCGCCGCGCGTGATGCAAGCCCTCGGCTTCCACGGCGTCCTCCCCTTTGGTGGCTTCTTCGCCCGCCAGACTGATCAAGGCGACCCGCGCCAGGCGACCATCGCCACCGCCCTCATCGTCTTTGTAGCCATGACGTTTGCCCTGTTTTCCGGGGGACTGGACGCCATTGCGCCCCTGATCACCATGTTCTTCCTCCTCACTTATGCCATGCTCAACGCCGTCGTCCTCCTGGAACAGACACTGGGCATGGTTAGCTTCCGCCCCACATTTTCCCTGCCACGCCTCGTTCCCTTCATTGGCCTCATTAGCTGTCTGTTCGTGATGCTCCTCACCAACGCCACCTTCAGCATCGTGGCGATTATCCTCACCCTGGGCATCTACGCCTATTTGCAGCATCGCCAACTGCAAACCCCCTGGGAAGACGTGCGCAGTGGCCTTTTCCTCACCTTTGCCGAATGGGCGGCGGAAATGGCCAGCCATATGCCCGCCGCCCCCGAGCGTACCTGGAAACCCAGCATCCTCATTCCCGTCCCCTCCGCCGATGAACTGGTGGGCAGTTATCGCTTCTTGCGGGCCATGACCGTGCCGCAAGGCTCCATCTATGTTCTGGGCATTTATCCGCCGGGGGAGCGGGAACGGTTGGCGGCGTTGCAGGACCTGACGCGCTCTTTTGCCGTGGACCGCGTCTTTGCGCGTACGACGCTGCTGGAAGCGGAGGCGTTCGGTGATGGCGTACGCGCGGCCACGGAGGTGCTTAGCTCCGCTTTTTTCCGCCCCAATATCTTGTTTCTGCCGCTGGCCGGGGCGAATAATCTGGCGCCGGTGCTGGATTTGCTGCCCAAAGTGACGGCTTACCAGATTGGCACGGTGCTTTTTTGGCGGCATCCGGTGATTGATTTGGGGCGCGAGCAGTCGATAAATGTGTGGGTGCGCGAGCAGGGGCCGGCGTGGGAACTGGGGCTGCGGATGAGTAATCTGGACCTGGGGGTGCTGTTGGCGTACCAGATTTCGCGGAATTGGAAGGGGTATATCCGGTTGTGCATGGTGGTGGCGGATGAGGAGACGAAGGCCAGGGGAGAGGTTTTCTTACGGGATTTGGTGCGGTTGAGTAGAATGCCGGCATCAACGCAAATCGCCCTCTTCACCGGAGACTTCTGGGAAGCCCTCCCCGCCGCCCCCGATGCCGACCTCACCGTTCTCGGACTGCCCGACCAGCCAGATGTGGCCTTCATCCAGCGCGCTGTCCAGACCCTCCATAGTTCCTGTATTTTTGTCCGTGATTCCGGCAATGAAAGCGCCCTGGCTTGA
- the yidC gene encoding membrane protein insertase YidC, which yields MFDTVIINPMINALLWLYDFLGNNFFLAIAVFTIVIRLATLPTQIRQQRTSMKMQALQPRIQEIQKKYRDNPQKMQEEFKRIGYNPAESLAGCLPLLLQMPILIGLYRAILIILGSTPQSLLELTGRVYGGVNLASLLPITNKVGWLNLAQPDPLLILPALVFISSYFSQKVLTPAQSAADKNKSKKQQQEENPMAGMTQSMQYTMPIMFGVMSLQFPAGLSIYWILTSLIGVAMGYYARRQMAASPAPTPVAAFQEPAPTPQEMPKSKPEAPPARASKSSGSQAKRKRRSAKK from the coding sequence ATGTTCGACACTGTAATTATCAACCCCATGATCAACGCCCTGCTATGGCTGTATGATTTCCTGGGTAATAACTTCTTCCTGGCGATTGCCGTTTTTACGATTGTGATCCGGTTAGCGACATTGCCCACGCAAATTCGCCAGCAGCGCACGAGTATGAAGATGCAGGCGCTGCAACCGCGGATTCAGGAGATTCAGAAGAAGTACCGGGATAATCCGCAGAAAATGCAGGAGGAGTTTAAGCGGATTGGCTACAATCCCGCGGAAAGCCTGGCGGGATGTCTGCCGCTGTTGCTGCAGATGCCCATCCTGATCGGGCTGTATCGCGCGATTCTTATCATTTTGGGATCGACACCGCAGTCGTTGCTGGAGTTAACGGGGCGTGTTTATGGCGGCGTTAATCTGGCGTCGCTGCTGCCGATTACGAACAAAGTTGGCTGGCTGAATCTGGCGCAACCGGACCCGTTGTTGATTTTGCCGGCACTTGTCTTCATCAGCTCCTACTTCAGCCAAAAAGTTCTTACCCCTGCCCAATCCGCGGCCGACAAGAACAAGAGCAAAAAGCAACAACAGGAAGAAAATCCCATGGCGGGAATGACCCAGTCCATGCAATACACCATGCCCATCATGTTCGGCGTGATGTCCTTGCAATTCCCCGCCGGGCTTTCCATTTACTGGATTCTGACCAGCCTGATCGGCGTGGCCATGGGTTACTATGCGCGTCGACAGATGGCTGCATCACCCGCGCCGACGCCCGTTGCGGCTTTCCAGGAACCCGCGCCGACTCCTCAGGAAATGCCCAAAAGCAAACCGGAAGCGCCACCAGCACGTGCCAGCAAAAGCAGCGGATCGCAAGCAAAACGAAAGCGACGTTCAGCAAAGAAATAG
- a CDS encoding FHA domain-containing protein produces the protein MNGISARLVIQAGPKAGQIINVGASVLSFGRESNNDVIFSDPEISRRHARLMSQGDGYALEDLNSTNGTFVNGQPVHGRVALYHGDVIKLGESVQFLFEQPTAAPTGGHTRPSPVHDTPVDLPALPHPGTMPSRPPDLDPLVQASMAYQAPPSPYRGMPLDVDMPAPPPAAAPPAPPVESPAAPRRRRPWLTCAVVALVLLALCTATVFWLDAYHPDTLYRPLEPLFRLLGLMN, from the coding sequence ATGAATGGCATTTCAGCCCGGCTGGTGATACAGGCCGGTCCTAAAGCAGGGCAGATTATCAATGTCGGCGCGTCGGTACTCTCGTTTGGGCGAGAGTCTAACAACGATGTTATTTTCAGCGACCCGGAAATCTCGCGTCGCCATGCTCGTTTGATGTCTCAGGGAGATGGCTATGCGCTGGAAGACCTGAACAGCACCAACGGCACATTTGTTAACGGGCAACCCGTGCATGGCCGGGTGGCGCTGTACCATGGAGATGTGATTAAACTGGGGGAAAGCGTACAATTTCTCTTTGAGCAACCAACGGCTGCGCCTACAGGAGGGCACACCCGCCCATCGCCGGTTCACGATACGCCCGTGGATTTGCCGGCACTTCCCCACCCCGGAACCATGCCCTCACGTCCGCCGGATCTGGACCCGCTGGTGCAGGCGAGTATGGCATATCAGGCGCCGCCATCTCCGTATCGTGGCATGCCTTTGGATGTGGACATGCCCGCGCCGCCACCTGCGGCGGCCCCACCTGCTCCGCCAGTGGAGTCGCCTGCCGCGCCGCGCCGCCGCCGTCCCTGGCTGACGTGTGCGGTGGTGGCGCTGGTGTTGCTGGCGTTGTGTACGGCAACGGTGTTCTGGCTGGATGCGTACCACCCGGATACTCTGTATCGACCGTTGGAGCCGTTGTTTCGCTTGCTGGGCTTGATGAATTGA
- the amrB gene encoding AmmeMemoRadiSam system protein B, whose product MMLPLKPSLRPLDFQPVFHQGQRMWMLRDPLRLSPRQLFMPAELTPLLILCDGTRTLPQIHQAFCDHLGFPVPFAIVSDTLRQFDEACLLQNERAQTARERLLQQYRAQPFRPPALAGPGYPADPATLRTYFAAFAVADKAEDVGMPAWAGRGLISPHIDYPRGGHVYAKTWARAAAAARAADLVLILGTDHNGGQAITLTQKPYATPFGVLPTDTALINELAAAVGEDVAFADELHHRQEHSVELSAVWLHYTLGDREPPPMIPILVGSFHHFVQNGGHPAQDARLNRFVAALQRLTAGKKVLAVASVDLAHMGPNFGDDFVMDEPRRAALAESDGRLMAAIMAGDAAGFYGENAGIQDRHRICGFAPIYLLLRYLETTRGQQVAYQHCPADTEDNSLVSICGILLA is encoded by the coding sequence ATGATGCTTCCCCTCAAGCCCAGTCTCCGTCCTCTCGATTTTCAACCGGTCTTTCATCAAGGTCAGCGGATGTGGATGCTGCGCGATCCTTTGCGTTTGAGTCCACGGCAACTGTTTATGCCGGCGGAACTCACCCCATTGCTCATTCTCTGTGATGGTACGCGCACGCTGCCGCAAATTCACCAGGCATTTTGCGACCACCTCGGCTTTCCCGTTCCCTTCGCCATCGTCAGCGACACCTTGCGCCAGTTTGACGAGGCGTGCCTGTTGCAAAACGAGCGGGCGCAGACGGCGCGGGAGCGGTTGCTGCAACAATATCGCGCCCAGCCATTCCGCCCGCCCGCGCTGGCGGGACCTGGTTATCCCGCGGATCCCGCGACCTTGCGCACCTATTTTGCCGCATTTGCGGTGGCGGACAAGGCGGAGGATGTGGGAATGCCGGCATGGGCCGGACGCGGCCTCATCTCCCCCCACATTGATTACCCCCGGGGCGGTCATGTCTATGCGAAAACATGGGCGCGCGCCGCCGCCGCCGCCCGCGCCGCCGACCTCGTCCTCATCCTGGGCACGGACCACAACGGCGGGCAAGCCATCACCCTCACGCAAAAGCCCTACGCCACCCCGTTTGGCGTGCTGCCCACCGACACCGCCTTGATCAACGAACTGGCGGCGGCGGTGGGCGAGGATGTGGCCTTTGCCGATGAACTGCATCATCGCCAGGAGCATTCCGTGGAGCTATCGGCGGTGTGGCTGCACTACACGCTGGGCGACCGGGAACCGCCGCCCATGATTCCCATCCTGGTGGGGTCGTTTCACCATTTTGTGCAAAATGGGGGGCATCCGGCGCAAGACGCACGGCTGAACCGGTTTGTGGCCGCGCTCCAGCGGCTGACGGCGGGCAAAAAGGTGCTGGCGGTGGCGTCGGTGGACCTGGCGCACATGGGGCCGAATTTTGGCGACGATTTTGTGATGGATGAGCCACGCCGGGCGGCGCTGGCGGAGAGTGACGGACGCTTGATGGCGGCGATTATGGCGGGGGATGCGGCGGGGTTTTATGGGGAAAATGCCGGCATTCAAGACCGCCATCGCATCTGTGGTTTCGCCCCCATCTACCTGCTGCTGCGCTACCTGGAAACCACCCGGGGCCAGCAGGTCGCCTACCAGCACTGCCCCGCCGATACCGAAGACAACTCCCTCGTCTCCATCTGCGGCATCCTCCTGGC
- a CDS encoding PQQ-like beta-propeller repeat protein, whose amino-acid sequence MYTEKRLRRQPAIILFIIAAVILSACSGLIANANWPGITVQENVVYVAYGAGVAAFDIAAGTELWNFPTETEARISYYAAPSVENSRIVIGDYGAPGSFFSPGVRVTIYALETGDGGTPTLLWSSDTLARDRIVAPPLQVNDVVYIGTADNFLLAIDATNGAELWRFEAGHSIWAQPVFQDGTLYVVSLDKKLYALDAETGAQKWEMSFGGSIINTPAVGSDLLYLGTFDNKLHAVDLATGEERWSVDTGGWAWSGPTLADGVVYEADLEGNLYALDAETGDVLWSKTNTDLGEVQASPVVVNDAVIFAAADKVGDVETRQGTLLALNTADGSELWRERTPARIFATPVVADEKLVVVMNGTAGLVFMYDLSTGRPVGSPLTPSALAAQN is encoded by the coding sequence TTGTACACTGAAAAACGGCTGCGCAGACAGCCAGCGATCATTCTTTTCATCATAGCGGCTGTCATTCTTTCAGCCTGCAGCGGCTTGATCGCCAATGCTAACTGGCCCGGCATCACAGTGCAAGAGAATGTGGTCTACGTGGCCTATGGTGCGGGCGTGGCTGCTTTTGACATCGCTGCCGGCACGGAGCTATGGAACTTCCCCACGGAAACAGAAGCGCGCATCAGCTATTATGCCGCTCCATCCGTAGAAAATAGCCGTATCGTTATCGGCGATTATGGCGCCCCTGGCAGTTTCTTTTCCCCCGGTGTGAGAGTAACCATCTATGCTCTGGAAACCGGAGATGGTGGCACGCCAACCCTGCTCTGGTCCAGTGATACGTTGGCCCGCGACCGCATCGTCGCCCCGCCGTTGCAGGTAAATGATGTCGTCTACATCGGCACGGCGGACAATTTCCTGCTGGCTATTGATGCCACCAATGGCGCGGAGTTATGGCGCTTTGAAGCCGGACACAGCATTTGGGCACAGCCCGTCTTCCAGGATGGCACGCTCTACGTGGTGTCATTGGATAAGAAATTGTACGCACTCGATGCGGAAACGGGCGCGCAAAAATGGGAAATGAGCTTTGGTGGTTCGATTATCAATACGCCCGCCGTGGGCAGCGATTTGCTGTATCTGGGGACGTTTGATAACAAGCTGCACGCTGTTGACCTGGCAACAGGGGAAGAGCGATGGAGTGTGGATACAGGCGGCTGGGCCTGGTCTGGTCCCACGTTGGCGGATGGGGTTGTCTACGAGGCTGACCTGGAAGGCAATCTGTATGCGCTGGATGCGGAAACGGGAGATGTCCTCTGGTCAAAGACGAACACCGATCTGGGTGAAGTGCAGGCGTCCCCTGTTGTCGTCAATGATGCAGTAATCTTTGCCGCCGCCGACAAGGTCGGTGATGTAGAGACCCGCCAGGGTACGCTGTTGGCTCTTAACACGGCTGATGGCAGCGAGTTGTGGCGGGAGCGGACGCCGGCACGTATTTTTGCCACCCCCGTTGTCGCTGATGAAAAGCTCGTGGTGGTCATGAATGGCACAGCAGGTTTAGTGTTTATGTATGACCTTTCCACGGGTAGACCTGTTGGTTCCCCTTTGACACCGTCGGCGCTTGCCGCTCAAAATTAG
- the yidD gene encoding membrane protein insertion efficiency factor YidD: MKQILLFLIKLYQNTLSRALPPSCRFTPSCSHYGYEAIQKYGAMKGGYMAVRRILRCHPFNPGGYDPVP, encoded by the coding sequence ATGAAGCAAATTCTCCTTTTTCTCATTAAACTGTATCAAAATACGCTCTCTCGGGCGTTACCCCCCAGTTGTCGGTTTACGCCATCTTGCTCCCACTACGGCTACGAAGCAATCCAGAAATACGGAGCTATGAAGGGCGGTTATATGGCGGTTCGACGTATTCTGCGTTGCCATCCATTTAATCCTGGTGGGTACGATCCGGTGCCTTGA
- a CDS encoding helix-hairpin-helix domain-containing protein, with protein sequence MNDPNEKINVNEASLAELSRLNGIGDARAQRIIDYRQNVHPFTDVTELTAVPGISAEMVREWEPQLTVGDAPAIMPMPADVALPEDVPDDVPDDAADDVPDDTPDDAPDVEGVPETVPEAEADETDAEPPVEIELLPLSGEDAGTPPPSTQLPPPSPPSPSPTSPARRRPTTFAIVLLSALLGLLFALLFLVVINGGLRYAALSRFAEVRQLQLEMQQQVEDLRRELDALDTATGNLQNQVDTLSLQVDRVGATHDRLVATQEAVLADLATGQAEIADLQKASADLTARMDQLAQTAETFDAFLNGLRDLLFSLNGPPATPTPAPSTTATPTPTRQRATPAASATPAPPTPTNTAPASPPSPSATPPPTRTPIPTATPFDSAPTPLPNP encoded by the coding sequence ATGAATGATCCCAACGAAAAGATAAACGTGAACGAAGCCAGCCTTGCCGAACTGTCGCGGCTAAACGGCATTGGCGACGCGCGGGCACAGCGCATCATTGACTATCGCCAGAACGTACATCCCTTTACCGACGTGACTGAACTGACGGCGGTTCCGGGCATTTCGGCGGAGATGGTGCGGGAGTGGGAACCGCAACTGACTGTGGGAGACGCGCCTGCCATCATGCCGATGCCGGCAGATGTTGCCCTTCCTGAGGACGTGCCTGACGACGTGCCTGACGACGCGGCTGACGATGTGCCTGACGACACGCCTGACGACGCGCCTGATGTGGAGGGTGTCCCTGAGACGGTTCCTGAAGCGGAGGCGGACGAGACTGACGCGGAGCCGCCTGTGGAGATTGAATTGTTGCCGTTGTCGGGAGAAGATGCCGGCACGCCTCCTCCTTCCACCCAACTCCCCCCCCCGTCGCCCCCCTCCCCGTCGCCCACCTCCCCTGCGCGTCGCCGCCCCACGACATTTGCCATCGTCCTGCTCAGCGCCTTGCTCGGCCTGCTCTTCGCCCTCTTGTTTTTGGTCGTAATCAACGGTGGCTTGCGCTATGCCGCGCTCAGTCGCTTCGCCGAGGTGCGTCAACTGCAACTGGAAATGCAGCAGCAGGTGGAAGACCTGCGGCGCGAACTGGATGCCCTGGATACAGCGACCGGAAACCTGCAAAATCAGGTGGACACCCTCAGCCTGCAAGTGGACAGGGTAGGCGCGACCCATGATCGGCTGGTGGCCACGCAAGAAGCCGTCTTGGCGGACCTGGCGACCGGCCAGGCGGAAATCGCCGATCTGCAGAAGGCATCCGCTGACCTCACCGCCCGCATGGACCAATTGGCGCAAACGGCGGAGACCTTCGACGCCTTTCTCAATGGGCTGCGGGACTTACTGTTTTCATTGAACGGCCCGCCCGCAACGCCCACGCCAGCGCCATCCACGACGGCCACGCCCACGCCGACGCGGCAGCGCGCCACGCCTGCCGCCAGCGCCACGCCGGCGCCGCCCACGCCGACGAACACCGCGCCCGCCTCCCCGCCGTCGCCCAGCGCCACGCCGCCCCCCACGCGCACCCCCATTCCCACGGCAACCCCGTTTGACAGCGCCCCCACGCCGCTGCCCAACCCTTAG